A single window of Leptolyngbya ohadii IS1 DNA harbors:
- a CDS encoding sensor histidine kinase, protein MTHFGHFLVRNPEAVPEGIVDSLRSIAQRLDRLKCSLAQAENSDAIRAKGTENLAEQLQLDTGVLHEVADWVQRNWQDLGQTQQGNPLKPEQNRGINRVNAVMLRFRLYPDRSIVYDQRLGDWEAVYGYSVAEAEANPSYWLSNVHPEDLEAIVLPALDALMTEAFLSVEYRFCGKDGKLRWFQANLTSQYDASKNCWLITCIETDITQRKQNEYHLQQMQERFFHAFRASPLAISISRLADGCFVEVNDRHLELVDSSREELIGKTWVQLGLLQPGEWNFMMALLASTKGKPIEFWFHLRSGRRRLVRLSSETIDLNGEPHLLLLAEDLTDYRRVQADLQQLNEELESIVQQRTQELQDSQSALQTSQSQLRAVLDNSPMIIYLLDRENRHLMVNRRYEELVGLSQQELIGVPLEDIWASDDPTIACNIAAALAHIQQVRDTRKPIEVEEVLQVHQQKRIFFSNKFPLFNRRGELYAVGGICLDITERKRVEEERKRAEAIVAQREREYRTLVEHSPDMIIRLDREGRYLYVSPSFSRAFGLPPQDYLGKTAAEAGFPSDVAAICHQSLVPLFDRCEQQKIELAIDTVDGRQYHQSWAVPEIDEQGNVVSALIIGRDITQLKQAEQRLQQAIDELERLNRLKDEFLSTVSHELRTPVSNMRLSIRMLEVALQQAGFEPDARTLQYLTILDRECDREISLINDLLDLQRLEANKRELSLEPIDLLNWLPRLVEPFQERAQNRQQHLRLELPQVPLPILMSDADSLDRILAELLNNACKYTPPGEQIILRASVESQPRPQKILLSVHNSGTEVSADELPRIFDKFYRVPSADPWKQGGTGLGLALVKKLVEHLQGEIQVKSGKGTTVFTLTLPLHHALH, encoded by the coding sequence GTGACTCATTTTGGTCATTTTTTGGTCAGAAATCCTGAAGCTGTCCCAGAAGGTATTGTAGATTCGCTGAGAAGTATAGCCCAGCGGCTCGATCGCCTAAAATGCAGTCTTGCACAAGCTGAAAACTCCGATGCAATCCGTGCAAAGGGCACCGAAAATCTAGCAGAGCAGCTTCAGTTAGATACGGGCGTTCTGCACGAGGTTGCAGACTGGGTTCAGCGCAACTGGCAGGATTTAGGGCAGACCCAGCAGGGAAACCCCCTGAAACCTGAGCAGAATCGTGGCATTAACCGGGTCAACGCGGTCATGCTGCGGTTTCGCCTCTATCCCGATCGATCGATTGTCTACGACCAGCGATTGGGCGACTGGGAAGCGGTGTACGGCTACAGCGTGGCAGAAGCGGAAGCAAACCCCTCCTACTGGCTTTCCAATGTTCACCCGGAGGATCTGGAAGCGATCGTCCTCCCTGCCCTGGATGCCCTGATGACAGAGGCTTTCCTGTCGGTGGAATATCGGTTCTGCGGTAAAGACGGTAAGCTGCGCTGGTTTCAGGCAAATCTCACTTCCCAGTACGACGCATCCAAAAATTGCTGGCTGATCACCTGCATTGAGACCGATATCACGCAGCGCAAGCAGAACGAGTACCATCTGCAACAGATGCAGGAACGGTTTTTCCATGCGTTTCGTGCCAGTCCGCTTGCTATTAGCATTAGTCGATTGGCAGACGGTTGCTTTGTGGAGGTCAACGATCGCCACCTGGAATTGGTGGACTCTAGCCGCGAAGAGCTGATCGGCAAAACGTGGGTTCAGCTTGGGCTGCTTCAGCCTGGCGAGTGGAATTTCATGATGGCGCTGCTAGCAAGCACAAAGGGAAAGCCGATCGAATTCTGGTTTCATCTGCGCTCTGGTAGGAGACGCCTGGTGCGACTGTCCTCGGAAACGATCGACCTGAACGGGGAACCGCATCTGCTGCTGCTGGCGGAAGACCTGACTGACTATCGCCGCGTGCAGGCGGATCTGCAACAGCTGAATGAGGAACTAGAATCGATCGTACAGCAGCGAACCCAGGAATTACAGGACTCCCAATCCGCTCTGCAAACCAGTCAAAGCCAGCTTCGAGCGGTTCTGGACAATTCCCCCATGATCATCTACCTGCTCGATCGCGAAAATCGCCACCTGATGGTCAACCGTCGCTACGAGGAACTGGTGGGGCTATCGCAGCAGGAATTGATTGGCGTACCGCTGGAGGATATCTGGGCAAGTGACGATCCCACCATTGCCTGTAATATTGCAGCTGCACTGGCGCATATTCAGCAGGTGCGCGACACCAGAAAGCCGATCGAAGTTGAAGAAGTGCTGCAAGTCCATCAGCAGAAGCGCATTTTTTTCTCCAACAAATTTCCCCTCTTTAACAGGCGCGGCGAACTCTACGCAGTAGGCGGTATTTGTCTGGACATTACCGAACGCAAGCGGGTTGAGGAAGAACGCAAACGGGCGGAGGCGATCGTGGCACAGCGGGAGCGGGAGTATCGCACCCTGGTCGAGCATTCCCCCGATATGATCATCCGGCTCGATCGCGAAGGACGCTATCTTTACGTCAGCCCTAGTTTTTCCCGTGCCTTTGGGCTGCCACCGCAGGACTATCTGGGCAAAACCGCAGCTGAGGCTGGCTTCCCCTCTGATGTGGCTGCGATTTGTCATCAGTCCCTTGTCCCGCTGTTCGATCGCTGTGAGCAGCAAAAAATCGAGTTGGCAATCGACACAGTAGACGGCAGGCAATATCACCAGTCTTGGGCTGTTCCAGAGATAGATGAGCAGGGAAACGTCGTATCTGCCCTGATTATTGGGCGCGATATTACCCAGTTGAAACAAGCAGAACAGCGACTTCAGCAGGCGATCGATGAACTGGAGCGGCTAAACCGCCTGAAGGACGAATTCCTCAGCACCGTTTCCCACGAACTGCGTACCCCTGTGTCTAATATGCGGCTGTCTATTCGGATGCTGGAGGTGGCTTTGCAGCAGGCAGGGTTTGAACCCGATGCCCGCACCCTTCAATATTTGACCATTCTGGATCGGGAGTGCGATCGGGAAATTTCCCTGATTAACGATCTGCTCGATCTGCAAAGACTGGAAGCCAATAAGCGCGAACTCAGCCTGGAACCGATCGATCTGCTCAATTGGCTGCCTCGCCTGGTTGAACCCTTCCAGGAACGTGCCCAGAACCGTCAGCAGCATTTACGGCTGGAACTTCCCCAGGTGCCTCTACCCATCCTGATGAGCGATGCCGATAGCCTCGATCGCATTCTGGCGGAACTGCTGAATAATGCCTGCAAATACACCCCGCCGGGCGAACAGATTATCCTGCGGGCAAGCGTTGAGTCTCAGCCCAGACCGCAGAAGATTCTCCTATCGGTTCACAATTCCGGCACGGAGGTTTCTGCCGATGAGTTGCCCCGAATTTTCGATAAGTTTTATCGTGTTCCCAGCGCCGATCCGTGGAAGCAGGGCGGTACAGGCTTGGGACTGGCACTGGTCAAAAAGCTGGTAGAACATTTGCAGGGGGAGATTCAGGTCAAGTCGGGGAAAGGCACCACGGTATTTACCCTGACGTTACCGCTCCATCATGCCTTGCATTAA
- a CDS encoding pre-peptidase C-terminal domain-containing protein, whose protein sequence is MAGDRAGNTLNRARAIDLSSSQPFSDRIGGADSRDFFRFSLSQHSSGVFSLTQLKADANLQLLNGSGRVVSTSARRGKSSESIRVTLDAGVYFLRVYSGAGRNAASTRYRLSTSAIALPVFPTVPPDPAAILIADPAPTSVPSAAPFSPESPVAPPDFAGNSIASARNIVIGSSASSSFIDWVGGADLDDFYRFTLNRTGQLSVSVVPTSGNVTLNLIQDADGNGTIDPSELVSSSSNSPTAAETLSGMLSSGTYFLQVKQAIGDTNYTLSLSLAPLTTPDQTQEVSVPPGTNPTLVTPSGDPQIDALLSQNKWGFSWGDRTLTYSFYEDSIFGGSYYGSETGVREVSEGVKRNVRAIFSHIEDLIDVNFQEVTETPANYGRLRFMLSSSPRYAYAYFPQVDTLNSTAGDIHLSPASDFAGTDTNGFQNSPGSHGYMTLIHEIGHALGLKHPFEDSPRLTLQEDNTTNTVMTYNFTESSATFMPFDIRALQYLYGTRSHNTGNTTYQFTNGVDQYFVDGQQFLSTPNRIKQTIWDGGGIDTLDFRNLSVDAAGYRFDLNPGGMLTNQVEYKTLEYSDSLEILEQRSGQAFTTKFGTAIAYDVLIENLINSSSSDIIYENAAANTFSGYDPLRSTGNDVIWDATSDDILDLSDYNSANAIQNRSGNDLVIRLGTNDSITVKNYYAGSNLRVNWA, encoded by the coding sequence ATGGCTGGCGATCGGGCTGGGAATACGTTAAATCGCGCAAGAGCAATTGACCTTTCGAGCAGTCAGCCCTTCAGCGATCGGATTGGTGGTGCAGACAGCCGTGATTTTTTCCGCTTTAGCCTCAGCCAGCACAGCAGCGGTGTTTTCTCGCTAACCCAGCTCAAAGCAGATGCAAACTTGCAGCTCCTGAACGGCAGTGGACGGGTTGTGTCTACCTCCGCTCGCCGAGGCAAAAGCAGTGAATCGATTAGAGTGACCTTAGATGCAGGCGTCTATTTTCTGCGCGTTTATTCTGGTGCGGGTCGAAATGCTGCTTCGACGAGGTATCGCCTCTCCACATCGGCGATCGCCTTGCCTGTGTTTCCCACAGTGCCCCCAGATCCGGCTGCTATTCTCATTGCTGACCCTGCGCCAACTTCCGTCCCGTCTGCTGCTCCGTTTTCTCCAGAATCGCCTGTTGCTCCACCGGATTTTGCTGGAAATTCGATCGCCTCTGCCCGCAATATTGTGATCGGTTCTAGCGCCAGCTCTTCCTTTATCGATTGGGTGGGTGGAGCTGATTTGGATGACTTTTATCGGTTCACTTTGAATAGGACGGGTCAGCTTTCGGTGTCCGTAGTGCCAACGTCAGGTAATGTGACTTTAAACCTGATCCAGGATGCGGACGGTAACGGCACGATCGATCCATCGGAGCTAGTGAGCAGCAGTTCTAACAGCCCCACTGCCGCAGAGACTTTGAGCGGAATGCTCTCCTCAGGCACCTATTTCTTGCAGGTGAAGCAGGCGATCGGCGACACGAACTACACCCTCTCCCTCAGCCTGGCACCTCTGACGACGCCGGATCAAACTCAGGAAGTGAGCGTACCGCCGGGGACAAATCCGACTCTGGTTACGCCGTCAGGTGATCCTCAGATCGATGCTTTGCTTTCTCAAAACAAGTGGGGCTTTTCCTGGGGCGATCGAACCCTGACCTACAGCTTCTATGAAGACTCTATTTTTGGAGGTTCCTATTACGGTTCTGAAACCGGAGTTAGAGAAGTAAGTGAAGGCGTGAAAAGGAATGTCCGAGCTATTTTTAGTCACATTGAGGATTTGATCGACGTTAATTTCCAGGAAGTGACAGAAACGCCAGCGAACTATGGTCGTTTACGATTTATGCTGTCCAGCAGCCCCCGGTACGCCTATGCCTACTTCCCACAGGTCGATACTCTCAACAGTACAGCAGGGGACATCCATCTCAGCCCGGCTTCTGACTTTGCAGGGACGGATACCAATGGGTTTCAAAACTCTCCAGGAAGCCACGGTTACATGACCCTAATTCACGAAATTGGTCATGCGCTGGGATTAAAACACCCGTTCGAGGATTCGCCCAGATTAACCCTTCAGGAGGACAACACCACCAATACCGTAATGACCTACAACTTTACGGAGAGTTCTGCGACCTTCATGCCCTTTGACATCAGAGCGTTGCAGTATTTGTATGGAACGAGAAGCCATAACACGGGCAATACAACCTACCAGTTCACCAACGGGGTGGATCAATATTTTGTTGACGGACAGCAGTTCTTGAGTACCCCAAATCGAATAAAACAAACCATTTGGGATGGCGGCGGGATTGATACTTTGGATTTTAGGAATCTGTCTGTCGATGCGGCTGGATATCGATTTGATCTGAATCCGGGTGGAATGCTGACTAACCAAGTCGAATACAAAACGTTGGAATACAGTGATAGTTTGGAAATTCTTGAGCAGCGATCGGGACAGGCATTTACCACCAAGTTTGGCACTGCGATCGCCTACGACGTACTCATTGAAAATTTAATTAATTCCAGCAGCAGCGATATCATTTACGAAAACGCGGCTGCAAATACGTTTAGCGGATACGATCCACTGCGATCGACCGGAAATGATGTGATCTGGGATGCAACCAGTGATGACATCCTAGACCTTAGCGACTATAATTCTGCGAATGCAATTCAGAATCGTTCTGGCAATGATCTGGTGATTCGTTTAGGAACGAATGATTCGATTACTGTGAAGAACTACTATGCAGGCAGCAACCTGCGGGTGAACTGGGCATAG
- a CDS encoding MOSC domain-containing protein, with amino-acid sequence MSLPPSVPPVSPSDSLPHSQSKSSADSPSPSPIVTAINIYPIKSCRGISVQSAELTPWGLQWDRQWMIVTPEGEFITQRTLPELALIEPVITAESLYLMAPGQRDFQVPLQQSDPGKSMQVTVWGDRCQAIDQGDAVAAWFSRALGTPARLVRIGTGYDRPVDAKYDRGTTAQVSFADSYPLLLISEASLEDLNQRLDEPLPMNRFRPNLVVSGCSAYAEDEWQQIQIADVLLDVVKPCTRCIITTTDQETTDRGKEPLATLSTYRRWKNGVIFGQNLIHRSRGTLAVGNAVQILS; translated from the coding sequence ATGTCTCTTCCTCCGTCTGTTCCTCCCGTTTCCCCATCGGATTCTCTGCCCCATTCCCAGTCCAAATCATCGGCGGATTCCCCTTCCCCTTCCCCGATCGTGACTGCCATCAATATTTATCCGATCAAATCCTGTCGCGGCATCTCTGTTCAATCTGCTGAACTGACTCCCTGGGGCTTGCAGTGGGATCGGCAGTGGATGATCGTGACGCCAGAGGGCGAATTTATCACGCAGCGGACCCTGCCCGAACTGGCGCTGATTGAACCCGTCATCACGGCGGAGTCTCTGTATTTGATGGCTCCTGGACAGCGAGACTTTCAGGTACCCCTGCAACAGTCTGACCCCGGCAAATCGATGCAGGTCACAGTCTGGGGCGATCGGTGTCAGGCGATCGATCAGGGAGACGCGGTTGCTGCCTGGTTTAGCCGCGCCCTAGGAACCCCCGCCCGCCTCGTCAGAATTGGGACAGGCTACGATCGTCCGGTGGATGCCAAATACGATCGGGGCACGACGGCTCAGGTAAGTTTTGCGGACAGTTATCCGCTGCTGCTGATCTCGGAAGCCTCCCTGGAAGACTTGAATCAGCGCCTTGATGAACCCCTGCCGATGAATCGCTTTCGTCCCAATTTGGTGGTGTCGGGCTGTAGTGCCTATGCCGAGGACGAATGGCAGCAAATCCAGATCGCGGATGTTTTGCTCGATGTAGTGAAGCCCTGCACCCGCTGCATCATCACCACCACCGACCAGGAAACCACCGATCGCGGCAAGGAGCCTTTAGCCACCCTATCCACCTATCGCCGCTGGAAAAATGGCGTTATTTTTGGGCAGAATCTCATTCATCGCAGCAGAGGCACCCTCGCCGTTGGAAATGCGGTACAGATTCTCAGCTAA
- the wecB gene encoding non-hydrolyzing UDP-N-acetylglucosamine 2-epimerase: protein MANSPIRTCIILGTRPEAIKLAPVIRQCREQADFETQVVLTGQHQEMVAQVMDLFDLQADHDLAIMQHGQTLTDITDRTLRGLEQFFEEKQPQIVLVQGDTTTAFAAALAAFYRKIPVGHVEAGLRTNDIYNPYPEEANRRLISQITQLHFAPTQLSVQHLERSGVLGNIYLTGNTVIDALLTVADRHPPCNVSGLDWQNYRVILATVHRRENWGEPLQDIAQGFLKTLEKFPDTALLLPLHRNPTVREPLQAILGDHPRVFLTEPLDYAELVGAIQRSYLLMTDSGGLQEEAPSLGKPVLVLRETTERPEAIEAGTAKLIGTAADRILQEASELLSNPEAYGTMANAVNPFGDGHASERIVEAVRAYFQA, encoded by the coding sequence ATGGCAAACTCCCCCATCCGCACCTGTATCATTCTGGGCACCCGTCCTGAAGCGATTAAGCTTGCGCCAGTGATTCGGCAGTGCCGGGAGCAGGCTGATTTTGAGACGCAGGTTGTGCTGACCGGACAACATCAGGAAATGGTGGCGCAGGTCATGGATTTATTCGATCTGCAAGCCGACCACGACCTGGCGATTATGCAGCACGGGCAAACCCTCACTGATATCACCGATCGCACTCTGCGCGGCTTAGAGCAATTCTTTGAGGAAAAACAGCCCCAGATTGTGCTGGTTCAGGGGGACACTACCACAGCATTTGCGGCGGCACTGGCAGCATTCTATCGCAAGATTCCGGTGGGTCATGTGGAAGCCGGACTGCGAACCAACGATATTTACAATCCCTACCCGGAGGAAGCCAATCGGCGGCTAATTTCCCAGATTACCCAGCTTCACTTTGCCCCCACCCAGCTTTCGGTGCAGCATTTGGAACGATCGGGGGTTCTGGGCAACATTTACCTGACGGGCAACACGGTGATTGATGCGCTGCTTACGGTAGCCGATCGCCATCCACCCTGCAACGTGTCGGGGTTAGACTGGCAAAACTATCGGGTGATTCTGGCAACGGTACATCGGCGGGAAAACTGGGGCGAACCCTTGCAGGACATTGCTCAGGGCTTCCTGAAGACGCTGGAAAAATTCCCCGATACGGCACTGCTGCTGCCGCTACACCGCAATCCCACCGTGCGCGAACCGCTCCAGGCAATTCTGGGCGATCATCCCCGCGTCTTCCTCACTGAACCGCTAGACTACGCAGAACTGGTGGGCGCAATCCAGCGTTCCTACCTGCTAATGACTGACTCCGGCGGGCTGCAAGAAGAGGCTCCTAGCCTGGGTAAACCTGTTTTGGTGCTGCGCGAAACCACCGAACGTCCTGAGGCGATCGAAGCAGGCACCGCTAAACTGATTGGCACCGCAGCCGATCGCATTCTACAAGAGGCATCCGAACTGTTGAGCAACCCGGAGGCATACGGCACGATGGCAAACGCCGTGAATCCCTTTGGAGATGGTCATGCGTCGGAGCGCATTGTTGAGGCAGTGCGAGCCTATTTCCAGGCATAG
- a CDS encoding Dps family protein — MRKINIGLSEEQRKGVIELLNQDLSNTYLLLVKTRKFHWDVVGPQFRSLHELWDEQYQILTENIDAIAERIRALGGYPIGTAAGFVERSIIKEEPGQIPLATQMVSLLVDDHEQIIRGLREHIDQCDEEFHDQGTADFLTAIMEQHEEMAWMLRSFIEGQSLQPDGSVFGDDRMKTTAKV; from the coding sequence ATGCGTAAGATTAACATTGGATTGAGCGAAGAACAGCGCAAAGGTGTCATTGAACTGCTGAATCAAGATTTGTCGAATACCTATCTGCTGCTGGTTAAAACCAGAAAGTTTCACTGGGATGTGGTGGGTCCTCAGTTTCGCTCCCTGCATGAACTGTGGGATGAGCAGTACCAAATTCTAACGGAAAATATCGACGCAATTGCAGAACGGATTCGGGCGCTGGGCGGCTACCCGATCGGCACCGCAGCAGGCTTCGTTGAGCGATCGATCATCAAAGAAGAGCCGGGTCAGATCCCCCTTGCCACCCAAATGGTGTCCCTCCTGGTAGACGATCACGAGCAAATCATTCGCGGTCTGCGGGAACACATCGATCAGTGCGATGAAGAATTCCACGATCAGGGTACGGCGGACTTCCTGACTGCCATTATGGAACAGCACGAGGAAATGGCGTGGATGCTGCGCTCCTTTATCGAAGGTCAATCGCTGCAACCCGACGGTTCTGTATTTGGTGACGATCGGATGAAGACGACGGCGAAAGTATAG
- the uvsE gene encoding UV DNA damage repair endonuclease UvsE, with the protein MENELPVQPLLSTATATPSTGTIVPKLGLVCITASKDVRFKTTTRKRLLQLELEEQAQILRELYAENLRRLGVAIEYCHRQGIPLYRMGSGMFPFADDTVGEAILPEFAEPMREVGQRAEKLGVRLVLHPDQFVVLNSDRPEVIENSIKILSTHARVLDMLGLPQSPWALMNIHGGKGDRAERLIETIRSLPDNIRLRLTLENDEYTYDARQIFEVCQATGVAMVFDAHHHVIHEGVDTYEDPSVAEMLAAARQTWANPEWQLVHISNGDKFFRDQRHSDLITLMPSCYRSVPWIEVEAKQKEEAIAKLQAEWIKGSPDAMVQYAPVVSDESIDELIIEEESPEVMELSEEIEEAIVEQMV; encoded by the coding sequence ATGGAAAATGAATTGCCTGTGCAACCGTTGCTCTCCACTGCAACCGCTACCCCCTCAACGGGGACGATCGTTCCTAAGTTGGGACTGGTCTGCATTACGGCATCGAAGGATGTACGGTTCAAGACCACAACCCGCAAACGGCTATTGCAGCTAGAACTGGAGGAGCAAGCGCAAATTCTCCGCGAACTCTATGCCGAAAACCTGCGACGGTTGGGTGTGGCGATCGAATACTGCCACCGTCAGGGAATTCCGCTCTATCGCATGGGGTCGGGAATGTTTCCCTTTGCGGACGATACGGTGGGGGAGGCGATCCTGCCGGAATTTGCAGAACCGATGCGTGAAGTGGGTCAACGGGCAGAAAAGCTGGGCGTGCGGCTCGTGCTGCATCCTGATCAGTTTGTGGTGCTGAACTCCGATCGTCCAGAGGTGATTGAAAATAGCATTAAAATTCTGTCCACCCATGCGCGGGTGCTGGATATGCTGGGACTGCCCCAATCTCCCTGGGCGCTGATGAATATCCACGGAGGAAAGGGCGATCGGGCAGAGCGATTGATTGAAACGATCCGCAGTTTACCGGATAACATTCGGCTGCGGCTGACGCTGGAAAACGATGAGTACACCTACGATGCTCGCCAGATTTTCGAGGTTTGTCAGGCGACAGGGGTGGCAATGGTGTTTGATGCCCATCATCATGTGATTCACGAAGGCGTGGATACCTACGAAGATCCCAGCGTGGCAGAAATGCTGGCGGCGGCGCGACAAACCTGGGCAAATCCTGAATGGCAGCTTGTCCATATTTCCAACGGCGACAAGTTCTTTCGCGACCAGCGGCACAGCGATCTAATTACCCTCATGCCGAGCTGCTATCGATCGGTTCCCTGGATCGAAGTGGAGGCAAAGCAAAAGGAAGAGGCGATCGCTAAACTGCAAGCAGAGTGGATTAAGGGTTCGCCTGATGCAATGGTGCAATATGCGCCTGTGGTTTCCGATGAATCAATTGATGAATTAATCATTGAAGAGGAATCCCCCGAAGTCATGGAACTCTCGGAGGAAATAGAAGAGGCGATCGTGGAACAAATGGTGTAG
- a CDS encoding MarC family protein has translation MAFLVKAFLTLFVVIDPVGLLPIFITLAGRYPTTQQIQIARRSVLVAGMIMLGFALVGNWLLRYLGITIEAFQVAAGLLLLKIALDMVFAHRERETEQEEQEARLREDISVFPLAIPLLAGPGTLASILILTSDVQGHGLGIVMILAIAAVVLFIAYTLFCLSEQIAKRLGQTGVNVITRVLGILLAALAVQYITDGATAAIKMSMIR, from the coding sequence ATGGCATTTCTGGTTAAAGCATTTCTAACGCTGTTTGTAGTGATCGATCCGGTCGGACTCCTGCCGATTTTCATTACGCTGGCGGGGAGATATCCAACAACACAGCAGATTCAAATTGCCCGTCGCTCGGTTCTGGTGGCTGGCATGATTATGCTGGGGTTTGCGCTAGTGGGAAACTGGCTGCTGCGCTATCTAGGAATTACGATCGAGGCGTTTCAGGTGGCGGCGGGACTGCTGCTGCTTAAGATTGCTCTGGATATGGTGTTTGCCCATCGCGAACGGGAAACGGAACAGGAGGAGCAGGAAGCGCGGCTGCGGGAGGATATTAGCGTGTTTCCCCTGGCAATTCCTCTGCTGGCGGGACCGGGAACCCTGGCAAGTATCCTGATTTTAACGAGCGATGTGCAGGGACATGGCTTGGGCATAGTAATGATTCTGGCGATCGCGGCTGTTGTGCTGTTCATTGCCTATACGCTCTTTTGCTTATCGGAACAGATTGCCAAAAGACTGGGACAAACAGGCGTGAATGTGATTACTCGCGTTCTGGGAATCCTGCTAGCAGCGTTAGCGGTTCAATACATTACCGATGGCGCAACGGCTGCAATCAAAATGTCAATGATTCGCTGA